The Mesorhizobium sp. NBSH29 genome has a segment encoding these proteins:
- the ribD gene encoding bifunctional diaminohydroxyphosphoribosylaminopyrimidine deaminase/5-amino-6-(5-phosphoribosylamino)uracil reductase RibD, translating to MTAVNRLETDRRFMAAAIRLSHKHSGRTATNPSVGTLIVRDDGTGPMIVGSGVTAIGGRPHAEAEALAEAGALARGATAYVTLEPCAHHGRTPPCANALATAGVVRVVGAATDPDTRVSGKGYAILRQAGIEVVEGVLAEEAADQMAGYLIRSLKKRPQVILKIALSSDGMVGRSGEGQVAISGPLSRRMVHLMRAQSDAILVGIGTALADDPELTVRLDGLEGRSPVRIVLDRQLRLSPTSKLVQTASRVPVMVAAGIDADPARRMALEAASVKILATDSHEGRIALPEFLEDLAAMGIANLMVEGGPETARAFLDESLVDRIVLFHGVGEIGAGGIVSPLRNTDMPKDFRRLRVAGYCKDRFEEWVRKI from the coding sequence GTGACAGCGGTAAACCGGCTCGAAACCGACCGCCGCTTTATGGCGGCTGCCATCCGCCTGTCCCACAAGCATTCCGGGCGCACCGCTACCAACCCCTCCGTCGGCACCCTGATCGTGCGCGACGATGGCACGGGGCCGATGATTGTCGGCAGCGGCGTCACCGCCATTGGCGGCCGGCCTCATGCCGAGGCCGAAGCGCTGGCCGAGGCAGGCGCACTGGCACGCGGAGCAACCGCCTATGTAACGCTCGAACCGTGTGCGCACCACGGCCGCACGCCCCCCTGTGCCAATGCATTGGCGACTGCGGGCGTTGTCCGCGTAGTGGGCGCGGCGACCGACCCGGACACGCGCGTGTCCGGCAAAGGATACGCCATTCTGCGGCAGGCCGGCATAGAGGTCGTAGAAGGCGTGTTGGCCGAGGAAGCCGCCGACCAGATGGCCGGCTACCTGATTCGATCTCTCAAAAAACGTCCGCAAGTGATTCTCAAGATTGCCCTTTCCAGCGATGGCATGGTTGGCCGTAGCGGTGAGGGGCAGGTGGCGATCTCCGGACCGCTGTCGCGCCGCATGGTCCATCTGATGCGCGCGCAAAGCGACGCGATCCTGGTCGGCATTGGCACAGCACTGGCCGATGATCCGGAACTGACAGTGCGCCTCGATGGCTTGGAAGGGCGTTCGCCTGTCCGAATAGTTCTGGATCGCCAGTTGAGGTTGTCGCCAACGTCAAAACTCGTTCAGACGGCAAGCAGAGTTCCCGTGATGGTCGCTGCAGGAATCGACGCTGATCCTGCCCGCCGGATGGCTCTGGAAGCAGCCAGCGTGAAAATCCTGGCAACCGATAGCCATGAGGGTCGGATCGCCTTGCCGGAGTTCCTGGAAGATCTGGCAGCGATGGGCATCGCTAACCTCATGGTCGAGGGCGGGCCTGAAACAGCGCGTGCCTTTCTGGACGAAAGTCTGGTCGACCGGATCGTGTTGTTCCACGGGGTCGGTGAGATTGGCGCAGGCGGCATTGTGTCGCCGCTCCGCAATACCGATATGCCGAAAGATTTTCGCCGTTTGCGGGTCGCGGGCTATTGCAAAGACCGTTTTGAAGAATGGGTCAGGAAGATTTGA
- the ribH gene encoding 6,7-dimethyl-8-ribityllumazine synthase, protein MPKTRKPHLLIIEARFYDALADALLDDAKATLDEAGATYDVVTVPGALEIPAVISFALDGAEETGTEYDGYVALGCVMRGETYHFDIVANESARGLMDLSIDESLAIGNGILTVENEAQAWARAKRGEIGEGGKGGFAARAALTMIAMRSRLGA, encoded by the coding sequence ATGCCGAAAACCCGCAAACCTCATCTGTTGATAATCGAGGCGCGTTTCTACGACGCTTTGGCTGACGCATTGCTTGACGATGCCAAAGCAACGCTAGACGAAGCGGGCGCCACCTATGACGTAGTGACGGTGCCCGGCGCGCTCGAAATTCCGGCGGTGATTTCGTTTGCCCTCGACGGCGCTGAGGAAACCGGCACCGAATATGACGGCTACGTTGCGCTCGGCTGTGTTATGCGTGGCGAAACCTATCACTTTGATATTGTTGCCAATGAATCTGCGCGCGGTTTGATGGACCTGTCGATCGACGAATCGCTGGCAATCGGCAACGGGATTCTGACTGTCGAGAACGAGGCCCAGGCTTGGGCGCGGGCGAAACGCGGGGAGATCGGTGAGGGCGGCAAGGGCGGATTTGCGGCGCGCGCGGCGCTGACCATGATCGCCATGCGTTCGCGGCTCGGAGCCTGA
- the glyA gene encoding serine hydroxymethyltransferase gives MALAPAASNSFESFFNAPLSEVDPDIFDTIGKELGRQRHEIELIASENIVSRAVLEAQGSVLTNKYAEGYPGKRYYGGCQFVDIAEELAIERAKKLFSCNFANVQPNSGSQMNQAVFLALLQPGDTFMGLDLNSGGHLTHGSPVNMSGKWFNVVSYGVREDDHLLDMDAIEKKAHEVKPKLILAGGTAYSRVWDWKRFREIADAVGAYLMVDMAHIAGLVAGGVHPSPIPHAHVVTTTTHKSLRGPRGGMILTNDEAIAKKMNSAVFPGLQGGPLMHVIAAKAVAFGEALRPEFKTYAQAVVDNAKTLAATLKEAGLDIVSGGTDNHLMLVDLRPKNATGKRAEAALGRANITCNKNGIPFDPEKPFVTSGVRLGTPAGTTRGFGTAEFKEIGNLINEVLEGLKAANSDDGNAAVEAAVKQKVLALTDRFPLYSYLG, from the coding sequence ATGGCACTTGCACCGGCCGCCTCGAACTCGTTCGAATCCTTCTTTAACGCGCCGCTATCTGAGGTCGATCCCGACATCTTCGACACTATCGGCAAGGAACTCGGTCGCCAGCGTCATGAAATCGAGCTGATCGCTTCCGAAAACATCGTGTCGCGCGCTGTGCTGGAGGCGCAGGGCTCTGTGCTCACCAACAAATATGCCGAGGGATATCCGGGCAAGCGCTATTATGGCGGCTGTCAGTTTGTCGATATCGCCGAGGAACTGGCGATCGAGCGAGCCAAAAAGCTGTTTTCCTGCAATTTCGCCAATGTGCAGCCCAACTCCGGCAGCCAGATGAACCAGGCGGTGTTTTTGGCGCTGCTGCAGCCGGGCGACACTTTTATGGGACTTGACCTCAATTCAGGCGGGCACCTGACCCATGGCTCGCCCGTCAACATGAGCGGCAAATGGTTTAACGTGGTGTCCTATGGCGTGCGCGAAGATGACCATCTGCTCGACATGGATGCCATCGAAAAGAAGGCGCATGAGGTCAAGCCTAAGCTGATTCTTGCCGGCGGCACCGCCTATTCGCGCGTCTGGGACTGGAAGCGGTTTCGTGAGATCGCCGATGCGGTCGGCGCCTATCTGATGGTCGATATGGCCCACATCGCTGGCCTGGTTGCCGGTGGCGTTCATCCGTCGCCCATCCCACACGCCCACGTGGTCACCACCACAACCCATAAATCGCTGCGTGGCCCGCGCGGCGGCATGATTCTTACCAATGATGAGGCCATCGCCAAGAAGATGAACTCGGCGGTGTTTCCGGGCCTCCAGGGCGGCCCTCTGATGCATGTCATCGCCGCTAAGGCGGTTGCTTTCGGCGAGGCGCTGCGGCCTGAATTCAAAACCTATGCACAGGCCGTGGTCGATAATGCCAAGACGCTCGCGGCCACACTGAAGGAAGCCGGCCTCGACATCGTATCGGGCGGAACAGATAATCACCTGATGCTGGTCGATCTACGTCCCAAAAACGCCACCGGCAAGCGTGCCGAGGCAGCTCTTGGGCGCGCCAACATTACCTGCAACAAGAACGGGATTCCGTTCGATCCCGAAAAGCCTTTCGTCACATCTGGCGTGCGTCTCGGCACACCGGCGGGAACCACACGCGGCTTCGGAACTGCAGAATTCAAGGAAATCGGCAATCTTATCAACGAAGTTTTGGAAGGTCTGAAGGCAGCTAATTCCGACGATGGCAACGCCGCTGTCGAGGCTGCCGTGAAACAGAAGGTGTTGGCGCTGACCGACCGCTTCCCGTTGTATTCTTACCTCGGCTGA
- the nusB gene encoding transcription antitermination factor NusB, with protein sequence MAQEPIAKVTPAPVRQANKRGAARLAAVQALYQMDVAGSGLLEIAAEYETFRLGKEVDGAVYREADAQWFRAILAGVVESQKTIDPVIRQALSEDWPLSRLDSTLRAILRAGVYELMERADVPVAVIVSEYVDIAKAFYEDDEPKLVNAVLDRVSRRVRGEGRGKDPQ encoded by the coding sequence GTGGCGCAGGAGCCGATAGCCAAAGTGACACCCGCACCGGTCCGCCAGGCCAACAAGCGTGGGGCGGCGCGCCTTGCAGCCGTGCAGGCGCTTTACCAGATGGATGTGGCCGGCAGCGGGCTTCTGGAAATCGCAGCCGAATATGAGACGTTCCGCCTCGGCAAGGAAGTTGATGGCGCCGTCTACCGTGAGGCCGATGCGCAATGGTTCCGGGCTATTCTGGCGGGCGTCGTCGAAAGCCAGAAGACGATTGATCCAGTTATCCGACAAGCATTGTCCGAGGACTGGCCACTGTCGCGGCTGGACTCTACGTTGCGTGCAATTCTGCGGGCTGGCGTCTACGAATTGATGGAACGCGCGGACGTGCCGGTCGCGGTGATCGTTTCGGAGTATGTCGACATTGCCAAAGCGTTTTATGAAGACGACGAGCCAAAACTGGTCAATGCGGTGCTTGACCGCGTATCGCGACGCGTCCGGGGCGAGGGCCGCGGCAAGGATCCCCAGTGA
- the nrdR gene encoding transcriptional regulator NrdR: protein MRCPYCQSEDTQVKDSRPAEDGTAIRRRRICPACGGRFTTFERVQLRDLVVVKKSGRKVPFSRDKLLRSMEIAVRKRNVDPDRIDRAVTGIVRQLESSGETEVPSGEVGRLVMEALKALDDVAYVRFASVYRNFREARDFHELLGELEGDELLGELKGDELRDALTGDEDPE from the coding sequence ATGCGCTGTCCCTACTGCCAGTCGGAAGATACGCAGGTCAAGGATTCGCGTCCTGCCGAAGACGGCACCGCGATTCGCCGCCGGCGCATCTGCCCAGCCTGCGGCGGCCGCTTCACCACCTTTGAGCGCGTGCAATTGCGCGATCTGGTAGTGGTGAAGAAGTCCGGTCGGAAAGTGCCGTTCAGCCGCGACAAGCTTTTGCGCTCGATGGAAATCGCGGTGCGCAAGCGCAATGTTGATCCCGACCGCATCGACCGTGCCGTGACGGGCATCGTGCGCCAGCTGGAAAGCTCCGGCGAGACCGAAGTGCCATCTGGCGAGGTCGGCCGCCTGGTCATGGAAGCACTGAAGGCACTAGACGATGTCGCTTATGTTCGCTTCGCCTCGGTCTACCGGAATTTCCGCGAGGCGAGGGATTTCCACGAGCTTCTCGGCGAACTGGAGGGGGATGAGCTTTTGGGCGAGTTGAAGGGTGATGAGCTTCGCGACGCATTGACGGGCGACGAGGACCCGGAGTGA
- a CDS encoding L,D-transpeptidase family protein, producing MKTTRRFLLTGAGAVAATALTGAASAQDVIGDILKSSRRGNWDDQFDARVSEGDKVASNLPIFSQQTVGHVQQAMAQYSDIVSRGGWPKVPDTKKLRLGVVDQDVVPLRQRLIVSGDMPQNAGVSPSFDTYVDAAVKRFQSRHGLPSDGVLGKYTYAAMNVSAQVRLGQLETNLVRLRSMSGDLGQRYVMVNIPAAQIEAVENDRVVLRHTAIVGKIDRQTPILNSKINEIIVNPYWNAPESIVRKDIIPLMRKDPTYLERNSIRILGPNGEIDPSTIDWQTEDAAKFRLRQDPGAGNAMASVKINFPSPDGVYMHDTPQQSLFSKLMRFDSSGCVRVQNVRDLVTWILRDTPGWDRQSFEQAIKSGESKPVPVTNPVPVYFTYISSWSTGDRVVHFRDDIYGRDGVDELRISTASL from the coding sequence ATGAAAACAACACGCCGCTTTTTGCTCACCGGTGCTGGTGCCGTCGCTGCCACCGCCTTGACAGGCGCCGCAAGCGCGCAGGACGTGATCGGCGACATTTTGAAATCGTCGCGCCGCGGCAATTGGGACGACCAGTTTGACGCCCGTGTTAGCGAGGGCGACAAGGTAGCATCCAATCTTCCTATCTTCAGCCAGCAGACCGTTGGTCACGTTCAGCAGGCGATGGCGCAATATAGCGACATTGTATCGAGGGGTGGCTGGCCCAAGGTCCCGGATACCAAAAAGCTAAGGCTCGGCGTTGTTGATCAAGATGTGGTGCCACTGCGCCAGCGGTTGATTGTTTCGGGCGATATGCCTCAGAATGCGGGAGTTTCACCTTCTTTCGACACCTACGTGGACGCGGCTGTCAAACGCTTCCAGAGCCGCCACGGCCTTCCGTCCGATGGCGTTCTTGGAAAGTATACCTATGCGGCGATGAACGTCTCGGCGCAGGTCCGCCTCGGACAGTTAGAGACCAATCTGGTGCGCCTGCGCTCCATGTCCGGTGATCTTGGCCAGCGTTATGTCATGGTCAATATTCCGGCTGCCCAGATTGAGGCGGTCGAGAACGACCGCGTGGTTCTGCGTCACACTGCAATTGTCGGCAAGATCGACCGCCAGACGCCTATTCTCAATTCCAAAATCAACGAGATCATTGTCAATCCTTACTGGAATGCGCCAGAATCAATTGTCCGTAAGGACATCATTCCGCTGATGCGTAAGGATCCAACTTATCTCGAGCGCAACAGTATCCGCATTCTCGGGCCCAACGGCGAGATCGACCCATCGACCATCGACTGGCAGACCGAAGACGCGGCAAAGTTCCGCCTGCGTCAGGATCCTGGTGCCGGCAATGCCATGGCGTCGGTCAAGATTAACTTCCCAAGCCCGGATGGCGTCTACATGCACGACACGCCGCAGCAGAGCCTGTTCTCCAAGCTTATGCGCTTCGATTCGTCAGGCTGCGTGCGTGTTCAGAACGTGCGCGATCTGGTCACCTGGATTTTGCGGGATACGCCGGGCTGGGATCGCCAGAGTTTTGAACAGGCTATCAAAAGCGGCGAGAGCAAGCCCGTACCTGTCACCAATCCAGTTCCGGTCTACTTCACCTATATCTCCTCCTGGTCGACCGGCGACCGCGTCGTTCACTTCCGCGACGACATCTATGGCCGCGATGGCGTGGACGAACTTCGCATTTCGACCGCCTCCCTCTAA
- a CDS encoding riboflavin synthase, producing MFTGIVTDIGTVAEVVPLDAGVKLRIESQYDPATIAIGASIACAGVCLTVTQLPEAGSNYRWFAVEAWEEALRLTTASKWQAGTKINLERALKIGDELGGHIVSGHVDGMAQIIERKEEGDAVRFRLEAPRNLARFIAPKGSVALDGTSLTVNQVAGRVFDVLLIKHSLFVTSWGERLVGDTVNIEIDTMARYAARLAEAAGEGL from the coding sequence ATGTTTACCGGCATTGTCACCGATATTGGCACGGTCGCGGAAGTCGTGCCGCTGGATGCCGGAGTCAAACTCCGCATTGAATCGCAGTATGACCCTGCAACGATCGCCATCGGTGCCTCGATCGCCTGCGCCGGCGTCTGCCTGACCGTGACGCAGTTGCCGGAGGCTGGCTCCAATTATCGCTGGTTCGCGGTAGAAGCCTGGGAGGAAGCGCTGCGGCTGACCACGGCATCAAAATGGCAGGCAGGCACAAAAATCAATCTGGAGCGGGCGCTGAAAATTGGCGACGAACTGGGTGGACACATCGTCTCCGGCCATGTCGATGGCATGGCCCAGATCATCGAGCGCAAGGAAGAGGGAGATGCGGTGCGCTTCCGGCTGGAAGCACCACGCAACCTCGCCCGCTTCATCGCACCCAAAGGCTCGGTGGCACTCGATGGGACGTCGCTTACCGTCAATCAGGTCGCGGGCCGGGTGTTTGATGTTTTGCTGATCAAACACTCGCTGTTCGTCACCAGTTGGGGCGAACGACTGGTCGGCGACACCGTCAACATCGAGATCGATACCATGGCTCGCTACGCCGCCCGGTTGGCTGAGGCGGCAGGCGAGGGCCTTTAA